The DNA window ATCAGTTGTCTCCGTGTATACATGCATGACAGGATCTGCAATCAGCTTCCATTCAGAACACTGACCCGATGAACTTACTTCCCATTCAGCTGCTCTGTTCCATCTATCGGAACAAACATGGTCAATAATCAGGAGCTGAAAGCAAATCATGTAACTGTTTATGAATAAAAGATTCTTTGATCATTATATTAATACCTGATGAAGTAGCCATGTTCAGCAGCAATACCAAGGTTCTCACATGAATCGAACCACTCACTTAGGGAATTTCTTCCTCTTCCACTAACTATAAATACAGTGTTCTTCGTATCACTACACAAGCTGTTAAGGATTGAAATCAGTTCTGTACTTGGAGCTTTGTTGAGTGATGACTGAGGCACAAGGGTCCCATCATAGTCCAGAAATACCACTCTCTTGTTAGCCTTCTTATAAGATGAAGCAAAATGTTCTAGAGACAGTCTTCTAAACCCAGGTGAAAGAGCAATAACTCTAAAATTCAAACCAAATCCAGTGGTCCAACACCTTCGGCTATATTGCTCTTTGCACGTTCTCTCCAGATCCTGGTCAAAGCTTCGTGCCCAGTAAGCAACATCATGAGATTTAACATAGCGATAATGCTTCTCATGGCGCTGAATCTTCTCATATTGTGTCAGGTCTGTTGCACTATACAATGCATCAGCCACATCTTCAACACTCCAAGGATTTACCCTGAAAGCTCCGCTAAGAGACGGTGAGCAACCGACAAATTCAGAAACTATCAGTGTGCTTGTGTGAAGTGAGCTCTTATCAGCACCTCTGAGCTTATCAATCTCCTCATTTCCCTGCCTGCAGATCGTGTACTCATATGGTATTAAGTTCATGCCATCCCTCACAGCATTTACAATACAACAGTCAGATGCAGCATAAAATGCAATCTTTTCGTAGAACGGTATCGAATAGTCAATAAGGACAACAGGCCTGTAATTAGCAGAACCATATTTATCATTTATCCTTTGAGCTACTGATACAGCTTCATTTTTTGCTTCCTCAATGTCTTTTCCAATGCTTCTTGCAGGATTAACGATCTGTACAAGGACAACCTTCCCCCTAAGCTTAGGTGTTCTCTCCAAAAGAAGCTCCAAGCCGAGCAATTTTAGACTGATACCTTTGAAGATATCCATGTCATCTACACCTAAGATTACCAACTTGCCCCTATATGTATTCTCGATTTCTTGAACCTTGCATATTGTAGCAGGCAACTTCAACATAGACTCAAGCCGGCCAACATGTACACCTGCAGCAAGAATCTTGAGGCTCACTGTTCGACCAAAGTACTCTATACCAATATGACCACGTTTTGACTCATAACTAAGGCCTAACAGCCTGCTGCAACATGAAAGGAAGTGGCGAGCATAATCGAATGTTTGAAAGCCAATAAGATCAGCATTAAGAAGTGACTTTAGGATTTCATCCCGCACTGGCAGTGTTCTATAAATCTCAGACGAGGGAAATGGACTGTGGAGGAAGAAACCAACTTTAATCTGGTGCAGCTTCTTTCTTAAAAAGGTTGGAACCAGCATGAGGTGATAATCATGAACCCACACACAGTCATCATTCGAATTGACTACCTCCATAACTTTGTCAGCAAAGATTTTGTTGGCCCGCACGTAGGCTTGAAAAAGGGAGCGGTCAAATAGTTCACCTTTGTCATGGCAAACAGGAAGCATATAATGGAAAAGTGGCCACAAGTGCTGTTTGCAGAAGCTGTGATAGAACTGCTGCTGGAGGTCAGCTGGGAGAAAGGTAGGTATGCATTTGTGTTCCTTGAAGAGCTTCTGAGAAACTTGTTCTTGCTCACTGGGATCAACTTGAACATTCAAACTACCCACATAAATAACTTCATTATCAATTGGAAAACCATCTTTAAGTTGAACAAGAAGTTGATTATCATCCATTGCAAAGGACCATTCTCCGGTAGCTTCATCTTTCATACAGTTCAGAGGAAGAAAGTTTGCAACAACAATCTTTCTCTTCAAACAGGGAGGTGCAGAACCAACTAAATTGCTACCATTACTACTTTCCCAATCAGGGTCAGATATGTTCCCAGGGGAAGTCACCATACAAGGAAGAGATCGAAGAGGTTGTTGGAAGTCAAATACATCTTCACTACATATATCTAGCAGATTTGAATACGAATTCAAAACCATGATTCCTGCAAAGAGAGACCAAAGAATACGAACAGTTAGGCCTTTACAACAACAAAAACAAATTGCCTGCATACATCTGTGTGCATTATTAGGGACACAAATTATGATAAGAACATACTAGCACACACCGTTTGATTTCTCAAACATAAAAATAATATCCTTCAACCCAGTTGGTCATCACTACTGTTTGACTCATTTAAATGCTACACAGTGACCAACTGTGTCTGCTTAAACGACTGTTTAATGTTCATTTTGCCCAATAATTGGCTAAATATAGATGACTGATCATTTAGCTTTTAGACTGATCGGCACAACAACATTATAGCAATTGATTATCTGAACTAAAGGACCTGGAAAATCATTTgtaacttttttaaaaaaaaaaatcccATGCTAATATACACTCAAAATCAAATTTGATTTGTGAAAGACAAGGAATGAGAATACTAGTCCTCAACAAGGAGTTATCCAGGTCAATTGATATAGTTAAGGAAAAAATCATGTAACTAACTGCTACTCCTTTGCAGTATGGGCCAAGATGATATGGGCTTGAGCTGATTCACATTATTTACTCTTCATTTAAATTGGAAATTTGGACACAGGTTATTTGACCAATAAAAGTGGATAAATAAT is part of the Panicum hallii strain FIL2 chromosome 2, PHallii_v3.1, whole genome shotgun sequence genome and encodes:
- the LOC112881717 gene encoding probable alpha,alpha-trehalose-phosphate synthase [UDP-forming] 9 is translated as MVLNSYSNLLDICSEDVFDFQQPLRSLPCMVTSPGNISDPDWESSNGSNLVGSAPPCLKRKIVVANFLPLNCMKDEATGEWSFAMDDNQLLVQLKDGFPIDNEVIYVGSLNVQVDPSEQEQVSQKLFKEHKCIPTFLPADLQQQFYHSFCKQHLWPLFHYMLPVCHDKGELFDRSLFQAYVRANKIFADKVMEVVNSNDDCVWVHDYHLMLVPTFLRKKLHQIKVGFFLHSPFPSSEIYRTLPVRDEILKSLLNADLIGFQTFDYARHFLSCCSRLLGLSYESKRGHIGIEYFGRTVSLKILAAGVHVGRLESMLKLPATICKVQEIENTYRGKLVILGVDDMDIFKGISLKLLGLELLLERTPKLRGKVVLVQIVNPARSIGKDIEEAKNEAVSVAQRINDKYGSANYRPVVLIDYSIPFYEKIAFYAASDCCIVNAVRDGMNLIPYEYTICRQGNEEIDKLRGADKSSLHTSTLIVSEFVGCSPSLSGAFRVNPWSVEDVADALYSATDLTQYEKIQRHEKHYRYVKSHDVAYWARSFDQDLERTCKEQYSRRCWTTGFGLNFRVIALSPGFRRLSLEHFASSYKKANKRVVFLDYDGTLVPQSSLNKAPSTELISILNSLCSDTKNTVFIVSGRGRNSLSEWFDSCENLGIAAEHGYFIRWNRAAEWEVSSSGQCSEWKLIADPVMHVYTETTDGSSIERKESALVWHYQNTDHDFGSCQAKELVGHLERVLANEPVVVKRGHQIVEVKPQGVSKGIAVDNIIRTLLNNGEVPDLLMCIGNDRSDEDMFESINKASSSAELPAIPEIFACSVGPKASKANYYVDGCSEVIRLLKGVTVVSSQKDAVSHNHVSLKDILEVVS